Proteins from a single region of Cytophagaceae bacterium:
- a CDS encoding SIMPL domain-containing protein yields the protein MNETNKYWIAAAIALGLILNGFFIGRAVQRFKKEDRSVSVKGFAEKEVKANQAVWTIKTRVTTNDLSDGSQEIEASKKKIINFLIQKGIKKDEIIQQNLSVTDKVAQDYSGANYGEYRYIIENTLQVRTGDVDNVQSISRMTDELLKVGVVISNSNDYNPAVQYLYTQLNDIKPQMLSEATQNARKAADQFAKESGVGLGDIKKANQGLFTIIDRDDSNASQGGEGGYSPSSVNDLYKKVRVVVNIEYSID from the coding sequence ATGAACGAAACAAACAAGTATTGGATTGCTGCCGCAATCGCTCTCGGACTTATTCTAAATGGATTTTTTATCGGACGTGCCGTACAGCGGTTTAAAAAAGAGGATCGTTCGGTTTCAGTAAAAGGCTTTGCAGAAAAAGAGGTAAAAGCCAACCAGGCCGTGTGGACTATAAAAACTCGTGTGACCACCAATGACCTCAGCGATGGAAGCCAGGAGATTGAGGCTTCAAAGAAAAAAATCATTAATTTTTTGATACAAAAAGGAATTAAAAAAGACGAGATCATTCAACAAAATCTGAGTGTGACCGACAAGGTAGCACAGGATTACAGCGGTGCCAACTATGGAGAGTACCGGTATATCATCGAAAATACCCTTCAGGTGCGTACTGGCGATGTGGATAATGTGCAGAGCATCAGCCGAATGACCGATGAGTTGCTCAAAGTAGGCGTGGTGATTTCCAATTCCAACGATTATAATCCGGCGGTACAATATCTATATACCCAGCTCAACGACATCAAGCCACAGATGCTTTCAGAAGCTACTCAAAATGCCCGCAAGGCTGCAGACCAATTTGCCAAAGAAAGTGGTGTAGGCCTGGGTGATATCAAAAAAGCCAATCAGGGACTTTTTACCATTATTGACCGCGACGACTCCAACGCCAGTCAGGGCGGTGAAGGCGGTTACAGTCCATCGAGTGTCAATGACCTTTACAAAAAAGTAAGAGTAGTGGTTAATATTGAGTACTCGATAGATTAA
- a CDS encoding DUF433 domain-containing protein, with protein MERITFNPNQCGGKPCIRGLRIRVTDVLELLATGLSINEIITEELPDLEYEDVIACLNYAVKKLNHPVIQAA; from the coding sequence ATGGAAAGAATTACATTTAATCCGAATCAATGTGGAGGAAAACCTTGTATTAGGGGCTTGAGAATCAGAGTTACCGACGTTTTAGAGCTGCTAGCAACAGGATTAAGTATTAATGAAATTATTACAGAAGAACTTCCTGACCTGGAATATGAAGATGTAATTGCTTGTTTGAATTATGCTGTAAAAAAACTAAACCATCCTGTCATCCAAGCAGCATGA
- a CDS encoding DUF5615 family PIN-like protein: MMIILDAHISPSLANWISEIYNIETYSASFLKLQNADDLEIFEFAKQKNAIIITKDDDFLKLIEKFGSPPKIIWLTCGNTSKEKLKNILKSYLSQALQLLDLSDIVEISGN; this comes from the coding sequence ATGATGATAATTCTTGATGCACATATATCACCTTCTCTAGCTAACTGGATATCAGAAATTTACAACATTGAAACCTATTCTGCGAGCTTTTTAAAATTACAAAATGCGGATGATTTAGAGATATTTGAATTCGCAAAACAAAAAAATGCAATCATAATCACCAAAGATGATGATTTTCTAAAACTAATTGAAAAATTTGGAAGTCCACCAAAAATCATTTGGCTTACTTGTGGAAATACTTCAAAAGAAAAGTTGAAAAATATTCTAAAATCATATCTCTCACAAGCTCTTCAGCTATTAGATTTATCAGATATTGTTGAAATCTCTGGAAACTAA